A region from the Hypericibacter adhaerens genome encodes:
- a CDS encoding tyrosine recombinase XerC: MADLDPLRLTLEPALARAIEDWTAWLTHERRASAHSVAAYRRDLASFLRFLTEHQGHAPGLEDLRRLERGDFRGWLARSSERGLAAASNARAISALKSLFRFLAKRGLVENAALGTLRPPKLPRSVPKALTAAEAQDVVDEAGIYAQAPWIALRDRALFMLLYGAGLRIAEALSLNRGDLPAGDANTMTELMVTGKGSKQRRVPLLPEIRDALADYAAACPFGAGKEDPLFVGARGARLVARVAQRELARLRALLGLPETATPHALRHSFATHLLAGGGDLRTIQELLGHSSLSTTQRYTDIDSAALLKLYGETHPRAKRIGSRRSS, translated from the coding sequence ATGAACGCCGCGCCTCCGCGCACAGCGTCGCCGCCTACCGGCGCGATCTGGCAAGCTTCCTGCGCTTCCTGACCGAGCATCAAGGCCATGCGCCGGGGCTCGAGGATCTGCGCCGTCTCGAGCGCGGCGATTTCCGCGGCTGGCTGGCGCGATCGAGCGAGCGCGGGCTTGCCGCCGCCTCCAACGCGCGGGCGATCTCCGCCCTCAAGAGCCTGTTCCGCTTCCTGGCCAAGCGCGGGCTGGTCGAGAATGCGGCGCTCGGCACCTTGCGCCCGCCCAAGCTGCCGCGTTCGGTGCCGAAGGCGCTGACGGCCGCCGAAGCCCAGGACGTCGTCGACGAGGCCGGCATCTATGCGCAAGCGCCCTGGATCGCGCTGCGCGACCGCGCGCTCTTCATGCTGCTCTATGGAGCGGGCCTGCGCATCGCCGAGGCGCTGTCGCTCAATCGCGGCGACCTGCCGGCCGGTGACGCCAACACCATGACCGAGCTGATGGTGACGGGCAAAGGCTCGAAGCAGCGCCGCGTGCCGCTGCTGCCGGAGATCCGCGACGCCCTCGCCGACTATGCGGCGGCCTGCCCCTTCGGTGCTGGCAAGGAGGACCCGCTCTTCGTCGGCGCGAGGGGGGCAAGGCTGGTGGCGCGCGTAGCCCAGCGCGAGCTCGCCCGGCTGCGGGCGCTGCTGGGCCTGCCCGAGACCGCCACGCCCCATGCGCTGCGCCACAGCTTCGCGACGCATCTTCTGGCCGGCGGCGGCGATCTGCGCACCATCCAGGAGCTCTTGGGCCACAGCTCGCTCAGCACCACCCAGCGCTACACCGACATCGACAGCGCCGCCCTGCTCAAGCTCTATGGCGAGACCCACCCGCGCGCCAAGCGCATCGGCAGCCGGAGGAGTTCATGA